The Magnolia sinica isolate HGM2019 chromosome 10, MsV1, whole genome shotgun sequence genome includes a window with the following:
- the LOC131217605 gene encoding putative leucine-rich repeat receptor-like serine/threonine-protein kinase At2g24130, translated as MEIQSTKKLVFLLLFLPIIYTTAQPLIHHHLTILNDKAALLAFKDAITEDSQAVLADWQNSSNVCNFTGVVCNYQQNRVEQLRLNGGGIHGPLSPFLSNLTGLRLLDLSENNLVGPIPPELSSLWRLNELNLFGNLLHGPIPDSLSLLSGLFFIDLKGNHLTGIIPSSILYNCTSLGYIDLSENALHGEIPPEIGNRLLSLMFLQLYSNNLSGKLPPSLSNCTILKWLDVENNSLSGELPTQTVSRWKLLELLLLSNNLFTSHDHNTNLAPFFSALSNCTHLQGIELAGMGLGGQLPTTIDQLGMNLSSIYLQDNQIFGSIPPTIVNLSNLMVLNLSSNLLNGTIPDKIGRLQNLQSLILANNLLIGPIPPSIGQIDRLSQLDLSKNRLSGEVPGNLGNLTLLSDLFLQENKLSGISPSIGRCESLNKLDVSFNRLTAIPKEIFGLTLMENFLNLSHNLINGPLPLELSNMKSVHEIDLSSNSFHGSIFPQLEGCAAARMINLSHNSLEGKLPSMLELPENLESLDISFNSLSGEIPVSLGGSLSLVQLNLSYNDFNGPIPTSGRFTNFTSLSFLGNPHICGSIPGVPVCK; from the coding sequence ATGGAGATCCAGTCGACGAAGAAGCTAGTCTTTCTACTACTCTTTCTACCTATAATCTACACCACAGCCCAACCATTGATCCATCACCATCTTACAATTCTCAATGACAAGGCAGCACTCCTGGCGTTTAAGGACGCCATTACCGAAGACTCTCAAGCTGTTCTTGCAGACTGGCAAAATTCATCCAATGTCTGCAACTTCACAGGTGTGGTGTGCAACTATCAGCAGAACCGTGTGGAGCAACTCAGGCTCAACGGTGGCGGCATTCATGGCCCGCTCTCTCCATTCCTCTCCAATCTCACTGGGCTACGCTTACTAGACCTATCCGAAAACAACCTCGTGGGGCCCATACCACCTGAACTGAGCTCCCTATGGCGCCTCAACGAACTCAACCTCTTCGGAAACCTCCTCCACGGTCCAATCCCTGATTCACTCTCCCTCCTTTCTGGACTCTTTTTTATAGACCTTAAAGGAAACCACCTCACAGGTATCATCCCCTCGTCAATCTTGTACAATTGCACATCATTAGGCTACATAGATTTATCTGAAAACGCCCTCCACGGAGAAATCCCGCCGGAGATAGGAAACCGTCTCCTCAGCCTAATGTTCCTCCAGCTATATTCGAATAATTTGAGTGGGAAACTTCCTCCATCTCTCTCGAATTGCACCATTTTGAAATGGTTGGATGTGGAGAACAACAGCCTTTCCGGCGAACTGCCCACCCAAACCGTCAGCAGATGGAAACTCCTCGAACTCCTCCTCCTATCCAATAACCTTTTCACGAGCCATGATCACAACACCAATCTTGCCCCATTCTTCAGTGCCCTTTCGAACTGCACTCACCTGCAGGGCATTGAATTGGCGGGAATGGGCCTTGGAGGTCAATTGCCAACCACCATCGATCAGCTCGGGATGAACTTATCAAGCATATATCTCCAAGACAACCAGATATTCGGGTCGATCCCACCCACCATAGTCAATCTCTCCAATCTCATGGTGCTCAACTTATCAAGCAACCTCCTAAATGGGACGATCCCAGATAAGATAGGCCGATTGCAGAACCTGCAATCGCTCATCTTAGCCAACAATTTGCTGATCGGCCCAATTCCACCATCAATCGGACAGATTGACAGGTTGAGTCAGCTCGATTTATCGAAAAATAGATTATCGGGTGAAGTCCCAGGTAATCTAGGAAACCTTACCTTACTCAGTGATCTTTTTCTTCAAGAAAACAAGCTTTCAGGAATCTCACCTTCTATAGGAAGGTGCGAGTCCTTAAACAAGTTGGATGTATCTTTCAACAGATTAACAGCAATTCCCAAAGAAATATTTGGACTAACCCTGATGGAAAATTTCTTGAATCTCTCACACAATCTGATAAATGGTCCACTGCCGTTAGAGCTAAGCAATATGAAAAGCGTCCATGAGATTGATCTATCGTCGAACAGTTTCCATGGCAGCATATTCCCTCAGCTAGAGGGCTGTGCTGCTGCTCGCATGATCAATCTCTCACATAATTCACTCGAAGGGAAGCTTCCTAGTATGTTAGAATTGCCTGAGAACCTTGAATCGCTTGACATCTCCTTCAATTCATTGTCTGGCGAGATCCCGGTCAGCCTTGGGGGTTCCCTTAGTCTTGTTCAGCTGAACCTCTCATATAATGATTTCAATGGACCGATACCCACGAGCGGAAGGTTCACGAACTTCACGTCTCTCTCGTTCCTCGGCAATCCACACATATGTGGGTCAATCCCCGGTGTGCCAGTTTGCAAGTAG